A single region of the Anticarsia gemmatalis isolate Benzon Research Colony breed Stoneville strain chromosome 19, ilAntGemm2 primary, whole genome shotgun sequence genome encodes:
- the LOC142981194 gene encoding uncharacterized protein LOC142981194, with product MKEFHIVLLFLYFRLINTFKYDDILSLFRRSNTNLKSSNSAEGGNLAPKMSYETQGNGNQNTARVLSELQDGEMKKNSTPFHHKGRGFRRSEKLFDSHSSHDDSYRDSSTSAELAQWREDFQKDLKKRKADVLESLLNGTGGRPLRNTLNMAVARPWGIPCGDPNVHDQPWGTCLLPMQCEAEYRIYGGDRSCKYTQFICCLVQETQHDMSEDFDTVDETSGSSDTEEKRRERLGSKEMRRRKRARRKYRRIKERQISKTKIKKLIRNIGRQIDKILVSTYRGYQKVKPMREIMVHKYIKDLKRQFKMDRKIILNLHQRDVNKMIHQVRNKFGNIKKIDFNEVMNGTFKELLNRASLTKDGLRMLNDSYPELAEYLMEDPHFADGLSKEVVLGSTPKEVRPVPVIPPIGTPKEILINKAKQVEHMPENGRDTTFLRMVTKLSKDLEASKDTSNIVKAWAALPNRRSGDADIPQKDHKRTDDELIYDIEYEADV from the exons cgtttaaatatgacgatattttatcattatttagaaGATCAAATACTAACCTAAAAAGTAGTAACTCCGCTGAAGGAGGAAATTTGGCGCCAAAAATGTCATACGAAACACAGGGCAATGGAAATCAAAATACAGCCAGGGTTTTATCAGAACTTCAGGATGGTGAGATGAAGAAGAATTCTACACCTTTTCACCACAAAGGTCGAGGTTTTCGAAGATCCGAAAAATTATTTGACAGTCATTCCAGCCATGATGATTCTTATAGAGATAGTAGTACTAGCGCAGAATTGGCACAATGGAGAGAAGATTTTCAGAAAGATTTGAAGAAGAGGAAAGCTGATGTTTTAGAGAGCTTGCTTAATGGTACCGGCGGCAGACCACTGCGCAATACATTGAACATGGCCGTTGCTC GACCATGGGGAATACCTTGTGGTGACCCAAACGTGCACGATCAACCGTGGGGTACCTGCCTCTTGCCTATGCAGTGCGAAGCAGAATACCGTATATACGGAGGGGACCGCTCCTGTAAATACACACAATTCATCTGTTGCCTTGTTCAAGAAACACAACACGACATGTCCGAAGATTTCGATACAGTCGATGAAACCAGCGGTTCCTCCGATACtgaagaaaagagaagagaacGACTCGGTTCCAAAGAAATGAGACGTAGAAAAAGAGCAAGAAGAAAATATAGGCGCATAAAAGAAAGACAAAtcagtaaaactaaaataaaaaaactcatcAGAAACATAGGACGACAGATCGACAAAATATTAGTTTCGACATACCGAGGATACCAGAAAGTAAAACCTATGAGAGAAATCATGgttcataaatatataaaggaCCTAAAGAGGCAATTTAAAATGGATcgcaaaataatattgaacttGCATCAACGAGATGTGAATAAAATGATTCATCAGGTCCGAAACAAATTTGGTAATATAAAGAAGATTGATTTTAACGAAGTCATGAATGGGACATTTAAAGAGCTCTTGAATCGAGCTAGCCTGACTAAAGACGGACTGCGGATGTTGAATGATTCGTACCCAGAACTTGCGGAATATTTGATGGAAGACCCGCATTTTGCTGATGGTTTATCAAAAGAAGTAGTATTGGGAAGTACGCCGAAGGAAGTGAGGCCAGTTCCAGTAATACCGCCAATAGGAACGCCTAaagaaatattgattaataaggCAAAGCAGGTGGAACACATGCCGGAAAATGGAAGAGATACTACGTTTTTGCGAATGGTTACAAAACTCTCTAAAGACCTCGAAGCATCGAAGGATACTTCTAATATAGTAAAGGCGTGGGCTGCGTTACCAAATAGGCGCTCTGGAGACGCTGATATTCCTCAGAAAGACCACAAAAGAACAGACGACGAACTCATTTATGATATTGAATATGAAGCGGATGTTTag
- the LOC142981042 gene encoding uncharacterized protein LOC142981042: protein MKKLLTILLICVSVVKSSIYSDLKHNVLTFLQRANDDYEIPTHLREIRHKQEDAIDAKQAQNKAKILKKARNFEERLNHGKDIPSSKLAGDPKIRKEHYHMDAVLNQLKRRRFPRLPERRFSKRLTLTTFDNESDSTSSSFEMKDWKDEITEKWMQKKLEAINSTGPTADVVNMVAARPWAVPCGDPNQHDMPWGNCMLPMECDAEYRIYRGDYFCGRTQYVCCSLKITNYDMYQGFDLSFADTSFSTDSEEKRAREAGSKENRKRKRRRDRRRREKERSRRKRRIKRKIKKIVREIRKILNKAYRNGTEHRKKRTKLLKRYIKDLKRQYRQDRKRVRDLHLNDMVKISHDLLIKIEQVRAVNKNFLLNDTFREIVMEGSISRQGARMLAEAYPELEPYLKGQLRRDGGGLAEVEGANKEDYLEYDIEYGALYY from the exons ATGAagaaattattaacaatattattaatctgCGTAAGCGTCGTAAAATCGTCAATATACTCTGATTTAAAACACAACGTATTAACATTTCTGCAAAGAGCTAACGACGATTATGAAATACCGACCCACTTACGAGAAATTCGACACAAACAAGAAGATGCAATAGACGCTAAACAAGCTCAAAACAAAGCCAAAATACTGAAAAAAGCAAGGAATTTCGAAGAACGATTAAACCATGGAAAAGACATTCCATCATCCAAACTGGCTGGCGATCCTAAAATCAGAAAAGAGCACTATCATATGGATGCTGTACTCAATCAACTCAAGCGACGACGGTTCCCGAGGTTGCCTGAAAGAAGGTTTAGCAAACGGCTTACATTAACCACCTTTGATAATGAATCTGATAGTACCAGTTCCAGTTTCGAGATGAAAGACTGGAAAGATGAAATCACGGAGAAATGGATGCAGAAGAAACTGGAAGCCATTAATTCAACTGGTCCTACCGCTGATGTTGTCAATATGGTGGCTGCTA GGCCTTGGGCTGTTCCATGCGGCGATCCAAACCAACACGACATGCCATGGGGCAACTGTATGTTACCCATGGAGTGTGACGCAGAATATCGGATCTACAGAGGAGACTACTTCTGCGGCAGAACACAATACGTATGTTGTTCTCTCAAAATAACCAACTACGATATGTACCAAGGCTTCGACCTCTCTTTCGCAGACACTAGTTTCTCAACCGATTCAGAAGAAAAGAGGGCTAGAGAAGCTGGATCGAAAGAAAatcgaaaaagaaaaagaagacgCGATAGACGTAGACGTGAAAAAGAACGAAGCAGAAGGAAGCGAAGAATAAAGcgcaaaattaaaaagatagtGAGAGAGATaagaaagatattaaataaagctTATAGAAACGGCACAGAACATCGTAAAAAACGCACGAAACTTCTAAAACGGTATATCAAAGATTTGAAACGACAGTACAGGCAGGACCGAAAGAGAGTGAGAGACTTGCATCTGAATGATATGGTGAAAATCAGTCACGATTTGCTGATAAAGATTGAGCAAGTGAGAGCTGTTAATAAGAATTTCTTGTTAAACGATACGTTTAGGGAAATTGTTATGGAAGGATCTATTAGTAGGCAAGGTGCAAGAATGCTGGCAGAAGCGTACCCAGAGTTGGAACCATATTTGAAAGGACAACTGAGACGCGACGGCGGGGGTCTGGCTGAGGTAGAAGGCGCTAATAAGGAAGATTATCTTGAATATGACATCGAGTATGGAGCGTTGTATTATTAA